Part of the Prosthecobacter vanneervenii genome is shown below.
GTCAAAGAGGCCCTGGCGTGTGGTGCCGTTGGTCCCGGCAAAGGTCTTCTTCTGCCGCTGGTAGTAGCCCTGCCCCTGATCCACCTTGGCGATGGGGGACGTCGGGTCGTAGCTGAGGATGGAAAAATGGTAGCGCAGCGTGGCGTCGCTGTAGCCATCGCCGAGGCGCAGGCGCACGAGACGGATGAGTTCGGTGCCCTTGATCGAATCCGCAGGATCTTGCGGTAAGATTTCGGGCAGCAGTAGTCGCAGTTGTTCGCGTAGGTTCATCCTTGGTGCTGTGGTACAGCATGGCCGCGAAGCAGTTGTTTCGTCAACAAGAGAAACGCATCAGCCGCGCCGCTCCTCCCGAATGACATAGCGGGTGCGCCGGCTGTTCAGCCAGCGCACGCCAAACATGTCCATCGTGGCGCGGAGCGCGCGGTTGCCAAAGCCGTACTTGCTCACGCCGTGGATGCGCGGGCGGTGGTTCACCGGCATTTCGGTCACGCGCCAGCCCATGTTGCGGATGAGGGCGGGAATGAAGCGGTGCATGCCATTAAAGAGCAGCAGGGCCTCGCGGCAGTCACGGCGCATGACCTTCAGCGTGCAGCCGGTGTCGCGCACATGGTCCCCCACAAAGCGGGAGCGGACAAAATTGGCGATGCGGCTCTGCAGCCGCTTGAAGGCGGTGTCCTTGCGCTTGGCGCGGTAGCCGCAGACAAGGTCGTAACCGGGGGCCTCGTCCAGCTTGGCGATCATGGCCGGGATGTCGGCGGGGTCATTTTGCAGGTCGCCGTCCAGCGTCACGATAACATCTCCCAGCGCGGAGTGGATGCCGGCGTGCATGGCCGC
Proteins encoded:
- a CDS encoding glycosyltransferase family 2 protein; the encoded protein is MPSSPAVSVVVPLYNEEDNVVEMQQQIDTALRGLDYELVLVDDGSKDQTLARVQPGPRVRVMVFEKNSGQSAAMHAGIHSALGDVIVTLDGDLQNDPADIPAMIAKLDEAPGYDLVCGYRAKRKDTAFKRLQSRIANFVRSRFVGDHVRDTGCTLKVMRRDCREALLLFNGMHRFIPALIRNMGWRVTEMPVNHRPRIHGVSKYGFGNRALRATMDMFGVRWLNSRRTRYVIREERRG